In one Chitinophaga sancti genomic region, the following are encoded:
- a CDS encoding DUF1444 family protein, with the protein MRFLILSLSCMLAISCNSNFMSKADFAAKCRTALIAKCPALFVTVLNKETLFIENSSKRDNVSLTAFYKEYTAAPGAVDSAVQHFINATGLVADKGAKIDLSKVFPVIKPTSCLSNGAKDQAFPLVNEPYNEQLIILYAENTKEGLSYITNTAFESLGISKDSLKALAIQNFSAAVLPKIKGKKSESGHAYLFTAESQYDAALILFPLVWVKEYVDVKGDIVMALPYPDMLYVAKSDDAEGIEWIKEEMQGVHMGGVQRISTDLFRWNGDRFIKYQ; encoded by the coding sequence ATGCGTTTTTTAATATTATCCCTCTCCTGTATGCTGGCTATTTCCTGCAATTCCAATTTTATGTCAAAAGCGGATTTTGCAGCTAAATGCAGGACTGCGCTGATAGCAAAATGCCCGGCTTTATTTGTGACCGTATTAAACAAGGAAACCCTTTTTATAGAAAACAGCAGTAAGCGTGACAATGTGAGTCTTACCGCGTTTTACAAGGAATATACGGCGGCACCGGGTGCTGTTGACAGTGCTGTTCAACATTTTATTAATGCCACCGGGCTGGTGGCCGATAAGGGGGCAAAGATCGATCTTTCAAAAGTTTTTCCTGTTATCAAGCCAACAAGCTGTTTGAGCAACGGAGCTAAAGATCAGGCCTTTCCCCTGGTAAATGAACCTTATAATGAGCAGCTGATTATTTTATATGCGGAGAACACGAAAGAGGGGCTGAGCTACATCACCAATACTGCTTTCGAAAGCCTGGGTATTAGTAAGGACAGTTTGAAAGCACTGGCTATTCAAAATTTCTCTGCTGCCGTTTTGCCTAAGATCAAGGGGAAAAAGAGTGAATCCGGTCATGCTTACCTGTTTACGGCAGAATCCCAGTATGATGCAGCCTTGATTTTATTCCCACTGGTATGGGTGAAGGAGTATGTAGATGTGAAGGGCGATATTGTAATGGCGCTTCCTTATCCTGATATGCTGTATGTAGCAAAGAGCGATGATGCCGAAGGCATTGAATGGATAAAAGAGGAAATGCAAGGAGTACATATGGGTGGCGTACAGCGGATCTCCACAGACCTGTTCAGATGGAATGGCGACCGGTTTATAAAGTACCAATAG
- a CDS encoding glycoside hydrolase family 38 C-terminal domain-containing protein, which translates to MKSTLSLLLAWFICGTAVAQQAWYIDGYHGGVWGHYPDWNTRFMADQLAQHPDWNINIEIEPATWARAMQVDAPALNDFRTFFEAGRVEYVNPSYGQPYLYNVSGESIIRQFQYGMQELKTYFPRAEFTTYSSEEPCFTSALPQILTSLGFKYASLKNPNTCFGGYTRAHGGEKVYWTGPDGSVILTAPRYSGEALSNESTWQTIGWNNSPAYLEHAKQDGILHPIGMTLQDAGWKNGPFMGSKANYTTWRNYFEHIVNNDSAATWNLSQEDILVNLVWGSQVTQRIAQQVRAAENMILQTEKLVAMSVWDGNMKWPQAEFDAAWRTLLLAEHHDSWIVPYNGQPGDTWADKVHNWTEQTNHICDSLIQIGSARQNQAKIARIKNGYQLDNDMYRIVVDTVHGGVITELFSKKLNKSFAVNGFNELRGNFYEKGGRHSSMESRVRVVKLSNGLEIHGQIAGTPYTQTISIRKGDPKIDFELHLDWKKNTGIGTPLTKEYKWEMRDKPFYNDSNKLLVVFPTTLKDVHVAKDAPFDVTESRLDNTFFNSWDSIKNNIILNWVDITDGQYGLALFSDHTTSYTHGAGFPLGLDIQYSGMGLWGRNYTIDGPTTVNYAIVPHKGNWEAGDIPHQNNLWNDPLADYNSIFTLEGGAVQVTSMTWKNGQLVVRLYNPSTKPGQARLRFKKEIGEVSLVELNGEINTNKQSTKAVTNNKEVVVDLPRFAIRTLSINPQ; encoded by the coding sequence ATGAAAAGTACCTTATCCCTACTACTGGCATGGTTTATATGTGGAACAGCTGTTGCACAGCAAGCCTGGTATATCGATGGATACCATGGGGGCGTGTGGGGCCACTATCCCGACTGGAATACCCGGTTTATGGCCGATCAGCTGGCACAGCATCCCGATTGGAATATTAATATAGAGATTGAACCGGCAACCTGGGCGCGTGCCATGCAGGTGGATGCTCCGGCACTGAATGATTTCAGAACTTTCTTTGAGGCCGGCAGGGTTGAGTATGTTAATCCCTCTTACGGGCAGCCATACTTATACAATGTTTCAGGAGAAAGCATTATCCGGCAGTTCCAATATGGTATGCAGGAATTGAAAACTTATTTCCCCCGGGCTGAATTTACTACCTATTCTTCTGAAGAGCCTTGTTTTACAAGTGCCTTACCGCAGATCCTTACTTCATTAGGTTTTAAATATGCTTCTTTGAAGAATCCGAATACCTGTTTCGGTGGCTATACCCGTGCACATGGCGGCGAAAAAGTTTACTGGACAGGCCCGGATGGAAGTGTGATCCTGACGGCTCCCCGGTATTCAGGCGAAGCCCTCTCCAATGAATCTACCTGGCAAACGATTGGATGGAATAATAGTCCGGCCTACCTGGAGCATGCAAAGCAGGACGGCATTTTGCATCCTATTGGTATGACCCTGCAGGATGCGGGCTGGAAGAATGGCCCTTTTATGGGGAGCAAGGCAAATTATACAACCTGGCGAAATTACTTTGAGCATATAGTCAATAATGATAGTGCTGCCACCTGGAACTTATCCCAGGAAGATATCCTTGTCAACCTGGTATGGGGTTCACAGGTCACCCAGCGAATTGCGCAGCAGGTGCGTGCGGCGGAAAATATGATCCTGCAGACAGAAAAGCTGGTGGCAATGTCTGTATGGGATGGCAACATGAAATGGCCGCAGGCGGAATTTGATGCAGCCTGGCGTACATTATTATTAGCAGAGCACCACGATTCCTGGATCGTGCCTTATAACGGACAGCCGGGTGATACCTGGGCAGATAAGGTGCATAACTGGACTGAACAAACGAATCATATCTGTGATAGCCTGATTCAAATAGGAAGTGCCCGGCAAAACCAGGCAAAGATTGCCCGGATTAAAAATGGATACCAGCTGGATAATGATATGTATCGTATCGTGGTGGATACGGTACACGGTGGTGTGATCACTGAGTTATTCTCCAAAAAACTGAACAAAAGCTTTGCTGTAAATGGGTTCAATGAACTGCGTGGCAACTTCTACGAAAAAGGTGGCCGTCATTCTTCTATGGAATCCCGCGTGCGGGTTGTTAAATTATCCAATGGCCTGGAAATCCACGGCCAGATTGCGGGTACGCCTTATACACAAACTATCAGCATCAGGAAGGGAGATCCTAAGATTGATTTCGAACTCCACCTTGACTGGAAGAAAAATACAGGCATCGGTACGCCCCTTACAAAAGAATATAAATGGGAAATGCGGGATAAGCCTTTTTACAATGATAGTAATAAACTATTGGTCGTATTTCCTACTACATTAAAGGATGTGCATGTTGCCAAAGATGCGCCATTTGATGTAACAGAGAGCCGGCTGGACAACACTTTTTTCAACAGCTGGGATAGCATTAAAAACAATATCATCCTAAACTGGGTAGACATTACTGATGGTCAGTATGGATTGGCCCTGTTCTCAGATCATACCACCAGTTATACGCATGGAGCCGGTTTCCCATTAGGGCTGGATATTCAGTATTCCGGCATGGGGCTCTGGGGCAGGAACTATACCATAGATGGTCCTACCACTGTGAACTACGCGATAGTGCCACATAAAGGGAACTGGGAAGCGGGCGACATTCCCCATCAAAACAACCTGTGGAATGATCCTTTAGCGGACTACAATTCAATCTTTACCCTGGAAGGGGGCGCTGTGCAGGTGACTTCTATGACCTGGAAGAATGGGCAGCTGGTCGTGCGCCTGTATAATCCATCTACTAAGCCTGGCCAGGCACGGCTTAGGTTCAAAAAAGAGATTGGCGAAGTGAGTTTGGTGGAATTGAATGGAGAAATCAATACAAATAAACAAAGCACGAAAGCAGTGACGAATAATAAGGAGGTAGTAGTAGATTTACCGCGTTTTGCTATTCGTACACTTTCAATAAATCCACAATGA
- a CDS encoding glycoside hydrolase family 2 protein: MKSIALLLLFHVTGTILYGQQLTWKISPQAETKEQAAEIATAGFNDRNWVPGIVPGTVFYAYVKAGKESDPDYAENIYKVDKAKYNRPFWYRTEFATPSLKKDQRVWLKFNGINKYASIYLNGKLLGSTHGHMQRGIFDVTALLKSKNAIAVLVAPPRWDPDHDHPLANWESPTYICSGSWDWMPAVPGLNSGITDTVALTVSGPVSISDPWIRAVMPDTTQATLHIAAQLTNSSPVAISGKLKALITPGNITISSEQLTLAAGSSQDISLPQQLLQHPHLWWPNGYGDQFLYSCKLSFETATPVTQNFGIRKVSSDTTALNGPMRLYINNVPILVKGGNWGMSDYMLKVRDKDYEPRIRMHQDMNFNMIRNWTGEVTDEAFYKYCDQYGIMVWDDFWLNNIGGIDSLQMFADNVVEKLKKLRNHPSIVIWCGANEGTPGSNAHGDISNAITTAITKYDADDKCYLPRSNASVDNPNFSIHGSSKTLSGSGIWANVDPKVYFTDPHNGYLFSTNSWGMRSELGTATFVNSESFKKFMPKEYWVAPTPEALNSKDNMWARHYFCTDFGLGGGADPVKYVNDINKQYGQASSLEDFCKKAQLLNLATMKAMFEGWNDHMWKDASGMLIWMSQSAYPTMIWQTYDYYYDLTGAYFGAKSACEPIHVQWNPVTKMVKVINNKNYPLQGVTVEANIYNAAGKLVSTKKADLNVAATNLSDAFTTMEDSTSLYFLRLKLSKGKLLYSTNEYMTGDYTLLNKLSPVGRELLITRKDAHTFTIKNKSTTTPAAGIRLQLQDSKGNQILPAIISDSYFSLMPGEEKTIKTDVAGNLIATPYN; this comes from the coding sequence ATGAAATCAATTGCATTGTTGCTATTATTCCATGTTACTGGTACAATTCTATATGGTCAGCAACTTACCTGGAAAATTAGTCCGCAGGCAGAAACGAAGGAGCAGGCCGCGGAAATTGCCACAGCAGGATTCAACGACAGGAACTGGGTGCCCGGCATCGTTCCCGGCACTGTATTCTATGCCTATGTAAAAGCAGGAAAGGAATCAGATCCTGATTATGCAGAAAACATTTACAAGGTGGATAAGGCAAAATACAACCGTCCTTTCTGGTACAGGACTGAATTTGCTACACCTTCGCTTAAAAAAGATCAGCGTGTATGGCTGAAATTCAATGGTATTAATAAGTACGCAAGCATCTACCTCAATGGAAAATTGCTCGGCTCTACCCACGGTCACATGCAGAGAGGTATTTTTGACGTTACCGCCCTGTTAAAAAGCAAAAACGCCATTGCGGTGCTGGTGGCTCCTCCAAGATGGGATCCTGACCACGACCACCCGCTGGCCAACTGGGAAAGCCCTACCTATATCTGTAGCGGCAGCTGGGATTGGATGCCGGCAGTACCCGGTTTGAACAGTGGGATTACTGATACGGTAGCCCTCACCGTAAGCGGTCCTGTCAGCATCTCTGATCCATGGATACGCGCTGTAATGCCTGATACTACCCAGGCCACGCTGCACATTGCCGCACAGCTCACGAACTCCTCTCCTGTTGCCATCAGCGGAAAATTAAAAGCACTGATCACTCCCGGCAACATCACCATCAGTTCTGAGCAGCTGACATTAGCAGCAGGCAGCAGCCAGGATATTTCATTACCACAACAGCTGTTGCAGCATCCTCATCTCTGGTGGCCAAATGGCTATGGCGATCAGTTCCTGTATTCCTGCAAACTCTCTTTTGAAACTGCGACACCGGTTACACAAAATTTCGGGATCCGGAAAGTAAGCAGCGATACTACGGCCTTAAACGGCCCTATGCGCCTCTATATCAACAATGTACCGATACTGGTAAAAGGCGGCAACTGGGGCATGTCTGACTACATGCTGAAGGTAAGAGACAAAGACTATGAACCCCGCATACGCATGCACCAGGATATGAACTTCAACATGATCCGTAACTGGACGGGCGAAGTCACCGATGAAGCCTTCTATAAATATTGTGATCAATATGGTATCATGGTATGGGATGATTTCTGGCTGAATAATATAGGCGGTATCGATAGTCTGCAGATGTTTGCAGACAACGTAGTGGAGAAACTCAAAAAATTGCGTAATCATCCTTCCATCGTGATCTGGTGTGGCGCCAATGAAGGCACCCCCGGTAGTAATGCACATGGCGATATCAGTAATGCTATCACCACTGCGATTACTAAATATGATGCAGATGATAAATGCTACCTGCCACGCTCCAATGCGAGTGTAGACAATCCCAACTTCTCAATACATGGTAGCAGCAAAACCCTTTCCGGCAGCGGCATATGGGCGAATGTAGATCCAAAGGTTTACTTTACCGATCCACACAATGGCTATCTCTTCTCTACCAACAGCTGGGGAATGCGCAGTGAATTAGGCACCGCTACTTTCGTGAATTCAGAGAGCTTTAAGAAATTCATGCCAAAGGAATATTGGGTAGCACCTACGCCCGAAGCACTGAACAGCAAAGATAATATGTGGGCCAGGCACTACTTCTGTACCGATTTTGGTTTGGGTGGTGGCGCAGATCCTGTGAAGTATGTCAATGATATCAATAAGCAGTATGGGCAGGCCAGTTCCCTGGAAGACTTCTGTAAGAAAGCACAGCTGCTGAACCTTGCCACCATGAAAGCCATGTTCGAAGGCTGGAATGACCATATGTGGAAGGATGCTTCCGGTATGCTGATCTGGATGAGTCAATCCGCTTATCCGACCATGATCTGGCAGACTTACGACTATTATTACGACCTGACAGGTGCGTACTTTGGTGCGAAATCAGCCTGTGAACCGATCCATGTGCAGTGGAACCCGGTTACTAAGATGGTGAAGGTGATCAATAATAAAAACTATCCGTTGCAGGGCGTCACAGTAGAGGCCAATATCTATAACGCAGCAGGAAAATTAGTCTCCACTAAGAAAGCAGACCTTAATGTTGCAGCGACCAATCTCAGTGATGCATTCACGACAATGGAAGACTCAACAAGCTTATATTTCCTGCGTCTTAAATTATCAAAGGGGAAACTGTTATATTCAACGAATGAATACATGACAGGTGATTATACCTTACTCAATAAACTATCACCTGTTGGCAGGGAGCTTTTGATTACCAGGAAAGATGCGCATACATTTACGATCAAAAACAAGTCAACCACCACGCCTGCAGCAGGCATCCGCTTGCAGTTACAGGACAGCAAAGGCAACCAGATCTTACCGGCCATCATCAGTGATTCATATTTTTCACTGATGCCGGGTGAAGAAAAGACAATTAAAACGGATGTAGCAGGAAATTTAATCGCTACACCTTACAATTAA
- a CDS encoding ATP-binding protein, whose translation MEHIQKLRIKTAMVIYELELSLGNYVIKNENLNELSESGKQKIIDRENERGNPISGEDINLIIEASYLDEIFNFAISITDGTSVKPYIIELKQLCSVLGIFNIRNAVSHPNRPFPDCYWFRAATIASDPLIEKLGLTSVRNALNSAIDENLSAPPEEWLNNVHWAIRNTLPSTFDHEITGLLGRDKEFKDLESVLSKERNNLIAIVAPGGVGKTALVLQYLRDLSLSPIWSNRVSSIVFCTLKNERLTADGIEFIDAVNGIGQIKDSILEDLKTLYNRIDINNFDEVVSLLQDEKILICIDNLETLLIESPKEFLEFNQSLPLKWRVLVTSRISVDSATTVTLEPLVKRHAVNLSRNYLRKRGVVDFKQEELDRIADAANNNPLAIRLTIDLYIRGADIAQSINKSQKDIVAFSYKNLIEALQTTSITILEAIYALGMPTRSDLVDFLKLNNDNLAESINELAKTSLIVRVVDEFGNDVYKLSESIRDLLLINPRNIEVRNSIAESAKKRKSKILEQTARIKQLGLSEFDEEYIPEKTEPYLYSLIVDLNKSLSISGRVNNNTELFTLREKFNETSRTKTTDPLFLFNYSRIFGALKDTTNELIHLLKAEKFDDSSPRIKLGIALRHFYNNDYEDALPYFEYLLGKHYDNPDNSTKRFSFSVIKPYYLCLLYLGRFDKIIELTENWQTKGHWRSILGVSRATALKRKIEYRYGSIESNEGFIKEILKIFDEIFILENYFENACIEANKILKDIIFIASPNFNYSKEIKSLYARFVATHFFTIISKLRGENINSSENLVFLNKVYGLEILNNPLHHVKWYKGIQDESVYDREHIEELIADGFEIVTVYHIPDDRGYGMSSFMFARDSEDNQFYLSVNNFDEGWNRWGYIKENTKLAIKYDEIQANGKTTPATQILEIDQY comes from the coding sequence ATGGAGCATATTCAAAAGTTAAGAATAAAAACGGCAATGGTTATTTACGAACTTGAGTTGTCGCTAGGTAACTATGTTATTAAAAATGAGAATCTAAATGAACTTTCCGAGTCTGGAAAACAGAAAATCATAGACCGGGAAAATGAACGTGGAAACCCAATATCCGGGGAGGATATTAATCTTATTATTGAGGCCAGTTATCTGGATGAGATATTTAATTTTGCCATTTCGATCACGGATGGTACTTCAGTCAAGCCTTATATAATTGAACTCAAACAACTCTGTTCTGTATTGGGAATTTTTAATATTCGTAATGCGGTTAGCCATCCCAATAGACCATTTCCTGATTGCTATTGGTTTCGTGCAGCAACTATTGCGAGTGACCCATTAATAGAAAAACTTGGGCTTACAAGTGTTCGAAATGCTCTTAATTCTGCAATTGATGAAAATCTTAGTGCTCCGCCCGAAGAATGGTTAAATAATGTTCATTGGGCGATTAGGAATACACTCCCCTCTACATTCGATCATGAAATAACAGGTCTACTAGGAAGAGATAAAGAGTTTAAAGATCTTGAATCAGTATTATCCAAGGAACGTAATAATCTAATTGCTATTGTCGCTCCTGGCGGGGTGGGCAAAACAGCCTTGGTACTTCAATACCTGAGAGATTTAAGTTTAAGCCCAATTTGGTCTAATCGTGTCTCTTCGATTGTATTTTGCACTTTAAAAAATGAACGCCTAACTGCTGATGGAATTGAGTTTATTGATGCTGTAAATGGAATTGGTCAGATAAAGGATTCCATTTTGGAGGATTTGAAAACTTTATATAACAGAATAGATATTAACAATTTCGATGAAGTTGTATCCCTCTTGCAAGATGAGAAAATTTTAATTTGTATCGATAACTTAGAAACATTACTTATTGAATCTCCCAAAGAGTTCTTAGAATTTAATCAGTCGCTACCCTTAAAATGGAGGGTGTTAGTGACAAGTAGAATATCTGTAGACTCTGCAACTACAGTCACTCTTGAACCACTAGTTAAAAGACACGCAGTAAATCTAAGTAGGAATTATTTGCGCAAGAGAGGTGTTGTCGATTTTAAGCAAGAAGAATTGGATAGAATTGCGGATGCTGCTAATAATAATCCGTTAGCAATAAGATTAACTATTGACTTATATATAAGGGGAGCAGATATTGCTCAATCTATAAATAAGTCGCAAAAGGATATAGTAGCCTTCTCGTATAAGAACTTAATTGAAGCATTACAAACAACGTCCATAACAATTCTCGAGGCTATCTACGCTCTTGGTATGCCAACCAGAAGTGATTTGGTTGACTTTTTAAAGCTAAATAATGACAATTTAGCAGAATCAATCAATGAATTAGCAAAGACAAGTTTGATAGTAAGAGTGGTTGATGAATTTGGTAATGACGTTTATAAGTTGAGTGAATCAATTAGAGATTTATTATTAATAAATCCAAGGAATATTGAAGTAAGGAATAGTATTGCTGAATCTGCTAAAAAACGGAAATCAAAAATCCTTGAACAGACAGCAAGAATTAAGCAATTAGGTTTGTCTGAATTTGATGAAGAATACATACCAGAAAAAACTGAACCTTATTTATATAGTTTGATAGTAGATCTCAATAAAAGTCTTTCAATATCTGGTCGTGTAAATAATAATACTGAATTATTTACTTTAAGAGAGAAGTTTAATGAAACAAGTAGAACAAAAACAACAGATCCTTTATTCCTTTTTAATTATTCACGAATTTTTGGTGCATTAAAAGATACTACTAACGAATTAATCCATCTATTAAAAGCAGAAAAATTCGACGATAGTTCCCCTAGGATAAAATTGGGTATTGCTTTAAGGCATTTTTATAATAATGATTATGAAGATGCATTGCCCTATTTTGAGTATCTATTAGGTAAACATTATGATAATCCAGATAACTCAACAAAGCGATTTAGTTTTTCTGTTATAAAACCGTACTATCTATGTTTGCTATACTTGGGGCGATTTGACAAAATTATTGAATTGACAGAAAATTGGCAGACGAAAGGTCATTGGAGATCAATACTTGGAGTATCCCGAGCAACTGCACTCAAACGCAAGATAGAATATCGTTATGGGTCTATCGAAAGTAATGAAGGTTTTATCAAAGAAATACTAAAAATATTTGATGAAATTTTTATTCTTGAAAATTACTTTGAAAATGCTTGTATTGAAGCAAATAAAATATTGAAAGATATAATTTTCATAGCATCTCCGAATTTTAATTATTCTAAAGAAATAAAAAGTTTGTATGCTCGATTTGTAGCTACGCATTTCTTCACTATTATTTCTAAGTTGCGAGGAGAAAATATAAATTCTAGCGAAAATCTCGTTTTTTTAAATAAAGTATATGGGCTGGAAATATTAAATAATCCTTTGCATCATGTAAAATGGTACAAAGGAATTCAGGACGAATCTGTTTATGATAGAGAACATATAGAAGAGCTAATTGCTGACGGTTTTGAAATCGTTACCGTTTATCACATACCAGATGATAGGGGATATGGTATGTCTAGCTTTATGTTTGCAAGGGATTCTGAAGATAATCAGTTTTATTTATCAGTAAATAATTTTGATGAAGGATGGAATCGCTGGGGATATATTAAAGAGAATACTAAATTAGCAATTAAATATGATGAAATTCAAGCTAATGGTAAGACAACCCCTGCAACTCAAATACTGGAAATTGATCAATATTAA
- a CDS encoding GH92 family glycosyl hydrolase, with the protein MMKLRQVLILSLIAGRTMAQSPADYVNPFIGASTSVGAAGIYHGLGKTFPGATTPFGMVQVSPNTITGGDNGSGYSYEHTSIEGFAFTQMSGIGWNGDLGNFLVMPTLGPLKTSKDAYRSDYVKSTEKAAAGFYAVEFNNHIQAEMTATPHSGLLRFTFPANKQSRIQIDLARRVGGTSTKQYIKVVNDSTIMGWMQCPPEGGGWGDGEGHADYTVYFYAVFSKPLRNYGVWSADIPDSWSRKLEDVTSERYLAQVAKAQVLPQLREKEGKHLGFYTEFDTKAGEQVLMKTGISFVSMAGAENNLHKEITNWNFEGVRTRAHSSWDQALSKIKISGGTAGEKKVFYTALYHTMIDPRIVEDVDGKYTGGDGKVHSGGTFHKRSIFSGWDVFRSQMPLQTIINPSLTNDLVNSLVTLAKEKNKDYLERWELLNAYSGCMIGNPAVSVITDAYAKGIRKYDVKEAYRLSVNSQKRFGNSELGYTPGDLSIAYTLEYAYTDWCVGQLAGWLHEKYAADGGAYKNIFDTEKGWFRPKNKDGQWQPWPAEGRLKQWYGCIEANPYQQGWFVPQDVNGMVTLMGGRDKVVKDLEDFFDKTPENMMWNDYYNHANEPVHHVPFLFNRLNKPWLTQKWTRAICRRAYHDGVEGLVGNEDVGQMSAWYVLAAAGIHPVCPGDTRQEITSPVFDKVVIGNFTIKATNNSPENIYIQSARLNGKPYNQCHIDYKDIVKGGVLELVMGPSPNEQWGITK; encoded by the coding sequence ATGATGAAACTCAGGCAGGTACTCATACTCTCTTTAATTGCCGGCAGGACCATGGCGCAGTCTCCTGCTGATTATGTCAATCCTTTTATCGGGGCCAGCACCAGCGTAGGTGCGGCCGGTATATATCACGGACTGGGAAAAACCTTCCCGGGTGCTACCACTCCCTTTGGTATGGTGCAGGTAAGTCCGAATACCATTACCGGGGGTGACAATGGCTCAGGCTATAGTTATGAGCATACCAGCATCGAAGGTTTTGCTTTTACCCAGATGAGTGGGATCGGCTGGAACGGGGACCTGGGAAATTTCCTCGTAATGCCCACTTTAGGGCCTTTAAAGACGAGTAAAGATGCTTACCGTAGTGATTATGTCAAATCCACAGAAAAGGCAGCTGCGGGCTTCTATGCCGTTGAATTCAATAATCATATCCAGGCAGAGATGACAGCGACCCCGCATAGCGGTTTGCTTCGTTTTACATTCCCTGCCAATAAACAATCCAGGATTCAGATAGACCTTGCCCGCAGGGTAGGGGGCACTTCTACCAAACAATATATTAAGGTAGTGAATGACAGCACGATCATGGGTTGGATGCAATGCCCTCCCGAAGGTGGTGGCTGGGGCGATGGCGAAGGGCATGCTGATTATACAGTGTATTTCTATGCAGTATTCAGTAAGCCACTCCGCAACTATGGGGTATGGAGTGCAGACATTCCCGATAGCTGGAGCCGGAAACTGGAAGATGTGACAAGTGAACGGTATTTAGCACAGGTGGCTAAAGCACAGGTACTGCCCCAGCTCAGAGAGAAAGAGGGGAAACACCTGGGTTTTTACACTGAATTCGATACCAAAGCAGGGGAGCAGGTGCTGATGAAAACGGGGATCTCTTTTGTAAGCATGGCGGGTGCGGAGAATAACCTGCATAAGGAAATTACGAACTGGAATTTTGAAGGAGTAAGGACCCGTGCACATAGTAGCTGGGATCAGGCGCTTTCAAAAATAAAAATATCCGGTGGCACTGCCGGGGAGAAGAAAGTGTTTTATACCGCTTTGTATCATACCATGATCGATCCCCGCATTGTAGAAGATGTGGATGGTAAATATACCGGTGGTGATGGCAAGGTACACAGTGGCGGCACATTTCATAAACGCTCAATTTTTAGCGGATGGGATGTGTTCCGCAGCCAGATGCCTTTGCAAACGATCATCAATCCTTCTCTTACCAATGACCTGGTCAATTCTCTTGTCACCTTAGCCAAAGAGAAAAATAAGGATTACCTGGAACGCTGGGAATTGCTGAATGCTTATTCCGGTTGTATGATAGGGAATCCGGCTGTTTCCGTGATCACAGACGCATATGCGAAGGGGATCCGCAAGTACGACGTTAAAGAGGCCTACCGCTTATCCGTGAATTCCCAGAAACGATTTGGGAATAGTGAACTGGGTTATACCCCGGGTGACCTGAGTATTGCTTATACACTGGAATACGCTTATACTGACTGGTGTGTAGGTCAGCTGGCAGGCTGGCTCCATGAGAAATATGCTGCGGATGGCGGAGCTTATAAAAACATTTTCGATACAGAAAAAGGCTGGTTCAGACCTAAAAATAAAGATGGCCAATGGCAGCCATGGCCGGCAGAAGGCCGCCTGAAACAATGGTATGGCTGTATTGAAGCAAATCCTTACCAGCAGGGATGGTTTGTACCACAGGATGTAAATGGGATGGTTACACTGATGGGTGGCAGGGATAAGGTGGTAAAAGACCTGGAAGATTTTTTTGATAAGACACCTGAGAACATGATGTGGAATGATTATTACAATCATGCCAATGAACCGGTGCACCATGTTCCTTTCCTTTTCAACAGGCTGAATAAACCCTGGCTCACCCAGAAATGGACCCGTGCTATTTGTCGCCGTGCCTATCACGATGGGGTAGAAGGTTTGGTTGGGAATGAAGATGTAGGCCAGATGTCAGCCTGGTATGTACTGGCTGCTGCCGGTATCCATCCTGTATGCCCGGGAGATACCCGACAGGAGATCACCAGCCCTGTTTTTGACAAGGTAGTCATCGGCAATTTTACCATCAAAGCCACTAACAATTCACCGGAAAATATATACATACAAAGTGCCCGCCTGAATGGCAAACCTTATAACCAATGTCATATTGACTATAAGGACATTGTAAAGGGAGGTGTACTTGAACTTGTAATGGGCCCATCTCCCAATGAGCAATGGGGTATCACTAAATAA